One genomic segment of Mastomys coucha isolate ucsf_1 unplaced genomic scaffold, UCSF_Mcou_1 pScaffold22, whole genome shotgun sequence includes these proteins:
- the Cilp2 gene encoding cartilage intermediate layer protein 2 — protein MASPLRYLYLCVAAVHLAGARDAATPTEEHTSTARGLQGQPPDPGQPSPALEDWEEASEWTSWFNVDHPGGDGDFESLAAIRFYYGPARVCPRPLALEARTTDWALPAAMGERVHANPERGFWCLNREQPRGRRCSNYHVRFRCPLEAAWGAWGTWGLCSKSCGQGRRLRRRSCQSSSGDTCPGSPQEAQKCVRSRCPGCNSDTCGCPNHILVGSVVTPSGRPLSGARVSLRTRPGTIATSGTHGTFRVPGVCAGSKANVSAQMNGFSAGTAQAHANGSNSAVVTIILEELGKPYLVKHPESRVREAGQNVTFCCKASGTPMPKKYSWFHNGTLLDRRQQGSGPHLELQRLREEQAGEYHCKAWNEAGTVRSRAAHLTILAPGQPACDPRPQEHLIKLPDDCGQLGGGPTYLDVGLCADTRCPGPVGSGPRCGDAGSRCCSVLRLESRDIRCSGYVLPVKVVAECGCRKCLPRRGLVRGRVVAADSGEPLRFARILLGRAPIGFTSYQGDFTIEVPPATERLVVTFVDPSGEFVDSVRVLPFDPRGAGVYHEVRALRKAAAVLLDAERGGEIPLGGTEDAPALGELVLPAGTFHHPDGRPYAGPVEARVTFVDPRDPASAAAASSDLRFLDSAGELAPLRTYGMFAVDLRAPGSEEQLHVARADVRVDADHVRMPGHAEALALWSLDPETGLWEEERAGPGDGGFRREEATAARVRREERAFLVGALTMRERRLFNLDVPERRRCFVKVRAYGTDRFAPAEQVQGVVVTLLNLEPAPGFTANPRAWGRFDSAVTGPNGACVPAFCDAEQPDAYTAFVTAALGGEELEAAPSRPRATATVVGVAQPYLERLGYRRTDHDDPALKRTGFRLNLARPRAGHESEAHGPVYPWRRLRDCEDAPVTDSHFRFSRVEADKYEYDVVPFHEGAPASWTGDLLAWWPNPQEFRACFLKVRLQGPQEYMVRSHNAGGTHEATRGRLYGLRDTRSVRHPERPGASAACVEFKCGGMLFDQRQVDRTLVTVTPQGSCRRVAVNALLQDYLARHPPLAPADDPAAFAMLAPLDALGHNYGVYTVTDQSPRLAKEIAIGRCFDGSSDGFSREMKADAGTAVTFQCREPPARPSLFQRLLENPSSALGDIRREMGQATRYSRANQTQAG, from the exons ATGGCGTCACCTCTGCGCTACCTCTATCTCTGCGTCGCCGCCGTCCACCTAGCAGGAGCGCGAG ACGCTGCCACCCCCACCGAGGAGCACACTTCAACCGCCAGGGGTCTTCAGGGGCAGCCGCCAGATCCCGGCCAGCCCTCGCCAGCCCTGGAGGACTGGGAGG AGGCCAGCGAGTGGACGTCGTGGTTCAACGTGGACCACCCGGGAGGAGATGGCGACTTCGAGAGCCTGGCCGCCATTCGCTTCTACTACGGTCCCGCGCGCGTGTGTCCGAGGCCACTGGCGCTGGAGGCGCGCACCACCGACTGGGCGCTACCAGCAGCCATGGGCGAGAGGGTGCATGCCAACCCAGAGCGCGGCTTCTGGTGTCTAAATCGCGAGCAACCTCGAGGCCGCCGCTGCTCCAACTACCACGTGCGCTTCCGCTGCCCACTAG AGGCGGCTTGGGGCGCTTGGGGCACGTGGGGCCTATGCTCGAAGAGTTGCGGGCAGGGTCGTCGCCTGCGCCGCCGGAGCTGTCAAAGCTCGTCTGGGGATACGTGCCCCGGGAGCCCCCAGGAGGCGCAGAAGTGCGTGAGATCCCGTTGCCCAG GGTGTAACTCTGACACCTGCGGGTGCCCAAACCACATCCTTGTGGGCTCGGTGGTCACCCCATCTGGGCGACCGCTGTCGGGAGCCAGGGTCTCCCTGCGAACTCGACCTGGCACCATAGCCACCAGTGGTACCCATGGAACCTTCCGAGTGCCTGGAGTCTGCGCTGGCAGCAAGGCCAACGTCAGTGCCCAGATGAATGGGTTCTCTGCTGGTACAGCCCAGGCCCACGCCAACGGCTCCAACTCAGCCGTCGTCACCATCATCCTTGAAGAGTTAG GGAAGCCGTACCTGGTAAAGCATCCTGAGTCTCGAGTTCGAGAGGCAGGTCAGAATGTAACCTTCTGCTGCAAGGCCTCGGGGACACCCATGCCCAAGAAATATTCCTG GTTCCACAACGGGACCCTACTGGACCGACGCCAGCAGGGGTCTGGGCCACACCTAGAGCTCCAGAGGCTTCGGGAGGAGCAGGCAGGGGAATACCACTGCAAGGCCTGGAATGAGGCTGGCACCGTGCGATCCCGCGCCGCCCACCTCACCATACTCG CTCCTGGCCAGCCGGCCTGTGACCCCCGACCTCAGGAACACCTGATCAAGCTTCCGGACGACTGCGGCCAGCTCGGCGGCGGCCCCACGTACCTCGACGTGGGCCTGTGCGCGGACACGCGCTGCCCGGGCCCCGTGGGCTCCGGCCCTCGCTGTGGGGACGCGGGCTCTCGCTGCTGCTCGGTGCTGCGCCTGGAGAGCAGGGATATCCGCTGCTCCGGCTACGTGCTCCCGGTGAAGGTGGTGGCCGAGTGTGGCTGTCGCAAGTGCCTGCCCCGTCGGGGCCTGGTGCGGGGCCGCGTGGTGGCTGCTGATTCCGGGGAGCCCCTGCGTTTCGCCAGGATACTGCTGGGCCGCGCACCCATCGGCTTCACCTCCTACCAGGGCGACTTCACCATCGAGGTGCCGCCGGCCACCGAGCGCCTCGTGGTGACTTTCGTGGACCCGAGTGGCGAGTTCGTGGACAGCGTCCGCGTGCTGCCTTTCGACCCTCGCGGAGCCGGCGTGTACCACGAGGTCCGCGCGCTGCGCAAAGCGGCCGCCGTGCTGTTGGACGCGGAGCGGGGCGGCGAAATCCCGCTGGGGGGCACAGAGGACGCGCCAGCGCTGGGCGAGCTCGTCCTGCCTGCGGGGACCTTCCACCATCCCGACGGCCGTCCGTACGCGGGGCCCGTGGAGGCGCGGGTCACCTTCGTGGACCCGCGTGACCCGGCGTCGGCGGCCGCGGCGTCCAGCGACCTCCGCTTTCTGGACAGTGCGGGCGAGCTCGCGCCTCTGCGCACCTACGGCATGTTCGCCGTGGATCTGCGCGCGCCCGGCTCCGAGGAGCAGCTGCACGTGGCGCGCGCGGACGTGCGCGTGGACGCCGACCACGTGCGCATGCCCGGTCACGCCGAGGCTCTGGCTCTCTGGTCGCTGGACCCGGAGACCGGcctgtgggaggaggagagggcaggGCCGGGAGACGGCGGCTTCCGGCGGGAGGAGGCGACGGCGGCGCGCGTGCGCAGGGAGGAGCGCGCGTTCCTCGTGGGCGCGCTCACCATGCGCGAGCGCCGCCTGTTCAACCTAGACGTGCCCGAGAGGCGCCGCTGCTTCGTGAAGGTTCGCGCCTACGGCACGGATCGCTTCGCGCCCGCCGAGCAGGTGCAGGGCGTGGTGGTGACGCTGCTCAACCTGGAGCCCGCGCCGGGCTTCACGGCCAACCCACGCGCGTGGGGTCGCTTCGACAGCGCGGTCACGGGGCCCAACGGCGCGTGCGTACCGGCCTTCTGCGACGCCGAGCAGCCCGATGCCTACACGGCCTTTGTGACCGCGGCTCTGGGGGGCGAGGAGCTGGAGGCCGCGCCGTCGCGGCCACGCGCGACCGCGACCGTCGTGGGCGTGGCGCAGCCCTACCTGGAGCGCCTAGGCTACCGGCGCACAGATCACGACGACCCGGCGCTCAAGCGCACCGGCTTCCGCTTGAACCTCGCGCGTCCACGCGCGGGCCACGAGTCCGAGGCGCACGGCCCCGTGTATCCGTGGCGCCGCCTGCGCGACTGCGAGGACGCGCCGGTCACCGATAGTCACTTCCGATTCTCGCGCGTGGAGGCGGACAAGTACGAGTACGACGTAGTGCCGTTCCACGAGGGAGCGCCCGCCTCGTGGACCGGCGACCTGCTGGCCTGGTGGCCCAACCCGCAGGAGTTCCGCGCGTGCTTCCTGAAGGTGCGGCTGCAGGGCCCGCAGGAGTACATGGTGCGTTCGCACAACGCGGGCGGCACCCACGAAGCCACACGCGGCCGCCTCTACGGGCTGCGCGACACCCGCAGCGTGCGCCACCCGGAGCGCCCCGGCGCCTCGGCCGCCTGCGTGGAGTTCAAGTGCGGCGGCATGCTGTTTGACCAGCGCCAGGTGGACAGAACGCTGGTGACCGTGACCCCCCAGGGCAGCTGCCGCCGCGTGGCTGTCAACGCTCTCCTGCAGGACTATCTAGCCCGGCACCCGCCGCTCGCCCCTGCCGATGACCCCGCCGCCTTCGCCATGCTGGCGCCGCTCGACGCGCTGGGCCACAACTATGGCGTCTACACGGTCACGGACCAGAGCCCACGGCTGGCCAAGGAAATCGCCATAGGCCGCTGCTTCGACGGCTCCTCCGACGGCTTCTCCCGGGAGATGAAAGCCGACGCGGGCACCGCAGTCACCTTCCAGTGCCGTGAGCCGCCCGCGCGCCCCAGCCTCTTCCAGCGGCTGCTGGAGAACCCCTCCTCAGCGCTTGGCGACATCCGTCGGGAGATGGGCCAAGCCACCCGCTATTCCCGGGCTAACCAAACCCAGGCTGGTTAA
- the Yjefn3 gene encoding yjeF N-terminal domain-containing protein 3, giving the protein MSSSVHNTSPVQLPEERRFLSPSEAAALERELLDEYRFGRQQLVELCGHASAVAVTKAFPLPSLSWKQRTVLVVCGPEQNGAVGLACARHLRVFEYQPSIFCPARSADALHRDLTTQCEKMDIPFLSFLPAEVRLIDDAYGLVVDAVLGPGVQLAEAGGHCARALATLRRLSIPLVSLDVPSGWDAEAGGDSRDEVQPDVLVSFAAPKSCAGRFSGRHHFVAGRFVPDDVRRKFGLHLPKYTGTDCVASL; this is encoded by the exons CCCCTCTGAGGCGGCCGCCCTGGAGCGGGAGCTACTGGACGAGTACCGCTTCGGACGGCAGCAGCTGGTGGAACTATGTGGGCACGCTAGTGCGGTGGCTGTGACCAAG GCGTTCCCCTTGCCCTCACTGTCGTGGAAGCAGAGGACGGTGCTGGTCGTGTGCGGCCCGGAGCAGAATGGCGCCGTTGGGCTGGCGTGTGCCAGGCACCTGCGGGTGTTC GAATACCAGCCCAGCATCTTCTGCCCCGCGCGTTCGGCCGACGCGCTGCACCGTGACCTGACCACGCAGTGCGAGAAGATGGATATCCccttcctgtccttcctgccCGCCGAG GTGCGGCTCATCGACGACGCGTACGGGCTGGTGGTGGACGCTGTGCTCGGGCCGGGGGTGCAGCTGGCGGAAGCAGGCGGGCACTGCGCGCGCGCGCTGGCCACGCTAAGGCGACTCTCCATCCCGCTTGTGAGCCTGGACGTCCCCTCAG GCTGGGATGCCGAGGCCGGTGGCGACTCGAGGGACGAAGTGCAGCCCGATGTGCTGGTGTCCTTTGCGGCGCCCAAGAGCTGCGCCGGCCGCTTCTCCGGACGCCACCACTTCGTAGCCGGCAGGTTCGTGCCTGACGACGTGCGCCGAAAGTTTGGCCTGCACCTACCAAAATATACTGGCACCGACTGCGTGGCCTCACTGTGA